A region from the Aeromicrobium choanae genome encodes:
- a CDS encoding LysR substrate-binding domain-containing protein: MLDVRRLRLLRELQIRGTLASVAAALHQSPSSVSQQLSLLEQEVGVELLRKVGRRVQLTPQAEILVEHTSAVLERLERAESDLAGSLDEATGTFRLAVFQSVALALMPATLSILETEHPRLRVTMTQREPESALHETWAREFDLVIAEKYPGHNTPWHPELDAVDLTTDEVRLAVPPAGRRFGDITSIAGAADAPWVMEPPGVASRHFAEQACRVAGFEPDVRYETADLQAQISLIESGHAVALLPDLLWLNREPPVALHRLEGRPHRTIFTSARRASAHSPGVTATREALSRAVAEGRTRA; encoded by the coding sequence ATGCTCGACGTCCGCCGCCTCCGCCTCCTGCGCGAACTGCAGATCCGCGGCACCCTGGCCAGCGTCGCGGCCGCCCTGCACCAGTCGCCCTCGTCCGTCTCGCAGCAGCTCTCGCTGCTCGAGCAGGAGGTCGGGGTCGAGCTGCTGCGCAAGGTCGGTCGCCGCGTCCAGCTCACCCCGCAGGCCGAGATCCTCGTCGAGCACACGTCGGCGGTCCTCGAGCGGTTGGAGCGGGCCGAGTCGGACCTGGCGGGCTCCCTCGACGAGGCCACGGGCACGTTCCGGCTCGCGGTGTTCCAGTCCGTCGCGCTGGCGCTGATGCCGGCGACGCTGTCGATCCTGGAGACCGAGCACCCCCGCCTGCGCGTGACGATGACGCAGCGCGAGCCCGAGTCGGCCCTCCACGAGACCTGGGCACGGGAGTTCGACCTCGTGATCGCCGAGAAGTACCCGGGCCACAACACGCCGTGGCACCCGGAGCTGGACGCGGTCGACCTGACCACCGACGAGGTCCGCCTGGCCGTCCCGCCCGCCGGCCGTCGGTTCGGCGACATCACCTCGATCGCCGGGGCCGCGGACGCGCCTTGGGTCATGGAGCCGCCCGGCGTCGCCTCACGGCACTTCGCCGAGCAGGCCTGCCGGGTGGCCGGCTTCGAGCCCGACGTCCGCTACGAGACCGCGGACCTGCAGGCGCAGATCAGCCTCATCGAGTCGGGTCACGCCGTGGCCCTGCTGCCCGACCTGCTGTGGCTCAACCGCGAGCCGCCGGTGGCGCTGCACCGGCTGGAGGGCCGCCCGCACCGCACGATCTTCACGTCCGCGCGGCGCGCCTCGGCCCACTCCCCCGGCGTCACGGCGACCCGGGAGGCGCTGTCGCGCGCGGTGGCGGAGGGTCGCACCCGGGCCTAG
- a CDS encoding bifunctional proline dehydrogenase/L-glutamate gamma-semialdehyde dehydrogenase, with protein sequence MIDQVTPVPAPPTADPLADESVALVRRWLAESAQVPADKAGAQLAGLLKDPQGLDFTVGFIDGVIRPEDPRIAARNFAALASDVPAFLPWHLRNAVRVGALAGRVVPRLVIPVVRRALRSLVGHLIVDATEARLGRSIAKIRRDGVRLNINLLGEAVLGEREAARRLEGTHELLARPDVDYVSIKVSSTVPPHSPWAFDEAVDHVAENLLPLYREAAAAATPKFINLDMEEYHDLDLTIAVFTRILDTPGLEDLEAGIVLQAYLPDSVGAMIHLQEWSAARRARGGAGIKVRVVKGANLPMERVDAAIHGWPLATWSTKQESDTNYKRVLDYAMQPERIANVRIGVAGHNLFDLAHAWLLAGHRGVRDGVEIEMLLGMAQSQAEVVRRDVGGLLLYTPVVHPKDFDVAIAYLIRRLEEGASHDNFMSAVFELNDDSELFERERNRFLASLAALDDSVPAPNRTQDRSAPVAETEPGAPFENTPDTDPSLPANRAWGRQILAKVPGSTLGEDLVAEHTLTDADTLESVLASAVTEGEAWGRRPAAERAEILERAALRLEQRRADLLEVMASEAGKTLDQGDPEVSEAIDFARYYAHLARGLGSVDGATFVPSRLTVVTPPWNFPVAIPAGSTLAALAAGSAVVIKPAPQAARCGSVMVEALWEAGVPREVLRLVHVEESDLGQRLVSDPRVDRLILTGAYETAELLRSFRPDLPLLAETSGKNAIVVTPSADFDLAAKDIAASGFGHAGQKCSAASLVILVGSVASSKRFREQLVDAVSSLTVGWPSDPETQMGPLIEPASGKLLRGLTTLDAGESWLVEPRRLDDAGQLWSPGIRAGVKRGSTTHLTEYFGPVMGLMTAETLEEALEIQNQVDYGLTAGLHALDPEEIAVWLDGVQSGNLYVNRGTTGAIVRRQPFGGWKRSAIGAGTKAGGPHYLFGLGEWTSARSSAVASPEPRAERLLRAAREAHLPADDLDFLERGFRSDAEAWREEFGVARDVSDLSVERNILRYVPTRVHVRLADDARLVDALRVFGAGLTSGAPLQVSSAIDVPEAVRTTLRAFGVSVMIEDDATWIAMASRLTNGRVRLVGGSRSAVAEATGGKPDLAIYASRPTEAGHVELLPFVHEQAVSITAHRFGTPNHLTDDLA encoded by the coding sequence GTGATCGACCAGGTGACCCCCGTCCCCGCCCCGCCGACCGCCGACCCGCTGGCCGACGAGTCGGTCGCGCTCGTGCGCCGCTGGCTGGCCGAGTCGGCCCAGGTGCCCGCCGACAAGGCCGGTGCCCAGCTCGCCGGGCTGCTCAAGGACCCCCAGGGACTGGACTTCACGGTGGGCTTCATCGATGGCGTGATCCGCCCGGAGGACCCGAGGATCGCGGCGCGGAACTTCGCCGCCCTGGCCTCCGACGTCCCGGCGTTCCTGCCGTGGCACCTGCGGAACGCCGTGCGCGTCGGCGCGCTGGCCGGACGCGTGGTGCCGCGACTCGTCATCCCGGTCGTGCGACGCGCGCTGCGGTCGCTCGTCGGCCACCTCATCGTCGACGCGACCGAGGCGAGGCTGGGCCGCAGCATCGCGAAGATCCGCCGCGACGGCGTGCGGCTGAACATCAATCTGCTGGGCGAGGCCGTGCTGGGGGAGCGTGAGGCCGCCCGCCGTCTGGAGGGCACGCACGAGCTGCTGGCCCGTCCGGACGTGGACTACGTGTCGATCAAGGTGTCCTCCACCGTGCCGCCGCACTCGCCGTGGGCGTTCGACGAGGCCGTGGACCACGTCGCGGAGAACCTGCTTCCGCTCTACCGCGAGGCCGCCGCGGCCGCGACGCCGAAGTTCATCAACCTGGACATGGAGGAGTACCACGACCTCGACCTGACGATCGCGGTCTTCACCAGAATCCTCGACACCCCGGGCCTCGAGGATCTCGAGGCGGGCATCGTGCTGCAGGCCTACCTGCCCGACTCGGTGGGCGCGATGATCCACCTGCAGGAGTGGTCGGCCGCGCGCCGGGCGCGCGGAGGCGCGGGCATCAAGGTGCGCGTCGTCAAGGGCGCCAACCTGCCGATGGAGCGCGTGGACGCGGCGATCCACGGCTGGCCGCTCGCGACCTGGTCGACGAAGCAGGAGTCCGACACGAACTACAAGCGCGTGCTCGACTACGCGATGCAGCCCGAGCGGATCGCCAACGTGCGCATCGGCGTGGCCGGGCACAACCTGTTCGACCTCGCCCACGCCTGGCTGCTGGCGGGTCACCGGGGCGTGCGCGACGGGGTCGAGATCGAGATGCTGCTGGGCATGGCGCAGAGCCAGGCCGAGGTGGTGCGTCGCGACGTGGGCGGGCTGCTGCTCTACACGCCCGTCGTGCACCCGAAGGACTTCGACGTCGCGATCGCCTACCTGATCCGCCGCCTCGAGGAGGGCGCGAGCCACGACAACTTCATGTCGGCCGTGTTCGAGCTCAACGACGACAGCGAGCTCTTCGAGCGTGAGAGGAATCGCTTCCTGGCCTCGCTGGCAGCGCTGGACGACTCGGTGCCCGCGCCGAACCGCACGCAGGATCGCTCCGCTCCCGTGGCCGAGACCGAGCCCGGCGCGCCGTTCGAGAACACCCCAGACACCGACCCGTCGCTCCCGGCCAACCGGGCCTGGGGCCGGCAGATCCTGGCGAAGGTCCCGGGCTCGACGCTCGGCGAGGACCTCGTCGCGGAGCACACGCTGACCGACGCCGACACGCTGGAGTCGGTGCTCGCGTCGGCCGTCACCGAGGGGGAGGCCTGGGGCCGCCGTCCCGCCGCCGAGCGCGCCGAGATCCTCGAGCGCGCCGCACTCCGCCTGGAGCAGCGCCGCGCGGACCTGCTGGAGGTCATGGCCTCGGAGGCGGGCAAGACGCTCGACCAGGGCGATCCCGAGGTGTCCGAGGCGATCGACTTCGCGCGCTACTACGCGCACCTGGCACGTGGGCTGGGCTCGGTCGACGGCGCCACGTTCGTGCCGTCGCGGCTGACCGTGGTGACGCCGCCGTGGAACTTCCCGGTGGCGATCCCGGCAGGCTCCACGCTCGCGGCGCTGGCCGCCGGCTCCGCCGTGGTGATCAAGCCGGCGCCGCAGGCCGCGCGCTGTGGCTCGGTCATGGTCGAGGCGCTGTGGGAGGCCGGCGTGCCGCGTGAGGTGCTGCGGCTGGTGCACGTGGAGGAGTCGGACCTCGGGCAGCGGCTCGTGTCCGACCCGCGCGTGGACCGGCTGATCCTGACGGGCGCCTACGAGACGGCCGAGCTGCTCCGCAGCTTCCGTCCCGACCTGCCACTGCTCGCCGAGACGAGCGGCAAGAACGCCATCGTCGTCACCCCGTCGGCCGACTTCGACCTCGCCGCCAAGGACATCGCGGCGTCAGGCTTCGGCCACGCGGGGCAGAAGTGCTCGGCCGCATCGCTGGTGATCCTCGTCGGCTCGGTCGCGTCCTCGAAGCGCTTCCGTGAGCAGCTGGTCGACGCCGTGTCGTCGCTGACCGTGGGCTGGCCGTCGGACCCGGAGACGCAGATGGGCCCGCTGATCGAGCCCGCGAGTGGCAAGCTGCTGCGCGGGCTGACCACCCTCGACGCGGGGGAGTCGTGGCTCGTCGAGCCGCGGAGGCTCGACGACGCCGGCCAGCTGTGGTCGCCCGGCATCCGCGCGGGCGTGAAGCGCGGCTCCACCACGCACCTCACCGAGTATTTCGGCCCGGTGATGGGCCTCATGACCGCCGAGACGCTGGAGGAGGCCCTCGAGATCCAGAACCAGGTCGACTACGGCCTCACCGCCGGGCTCCACGCGCTGGATCCCGAGGAGATCGCGGTCTGGCTGGACGGGGTGCAGTCGGGCAACCTCTACGTGAACCGCGGCACCACCGGCGCGATCGTGCGCCGCCAGCCGTTCGGCGGCTGGAAGAGGTCGGCGATCGGCGCGGGCACGAAGGCGGGCGGACCGCACTACCTCTTCGGGCTCGGTGAGTGGACGTCCGCGCGGTCGTCGGCCGTCGCGAGTCCGGAGCCGCGGGCCGAGCGGCTGCTGCGGGCCGCGCGCGAGGCACACCTCCCGGCGGACGACCTGGATTTCCTGGAGCGCGGCTTCCGCAGCGACGCGGAGGCGTGGCGCGAGGAGTTCGGCGTCGCCCGCGACGTCTCGGACCTCTCCGTCGAGCGGAACATCCTGCGCTACGTCCCGACGCGGGTGCACGTGCGCCTGGCTGACGACGCCCGGCTCGTCGACGCGCTGCGCGTGTTCGGTGCCGGCCTGACGTCCG